The genomic interval GCATCAACGACATCCGCGGTCGCGCCTTCGGTCATCTCACGCTTGCGATCAGAGGGGCGGATGCTGACATCGATGCGACGCTGCAGAAGATCCGCGCGCATGCATCCGTCACCGAGCTCGCGCAACCCGGCCGTGACGAGTCGGAGGCGGAGCACTGATGGACAAGCTCAACCAGCTGTGGCCCGAGTTCTGGCAGGCCGCACTCGAGACGCTCTACATGACGACGTTCGCGCTCGTCCTGGCAGGGATCCTCGGCACGCTCATCGGCATCGGCCTCTACGTCACCCGGCCGTCCGGTCTCATGCAGAACCGGCTGGTCAACGGCATCCTCGAGCTGCTGGTCAACTTCTTCCGCCCGATCCCGTTCGTCATCTTCATCGCCGTGCTGCAGCCGGTGACCCGCGCCGTGATCGGCATCGGCATCGGCACCACGGCTGGGGCCTTCGCGATCGGCATCGCGGCGGCCTTCGCCATCGGACGCATCGTCGAGCAGCACCTGGTGTCGGTCTCGCCTGGCGTGATCGAGGCCGCGCGCTCGATGGGCGCCGGCCCGTGGCGCATCCTGTTCACCGTCGCGATCCCGGAATCTCTCGGACCGCTGATCCTCGGCTACACGTTCGTCGTCGTCGCGCTGATCGACATGACGGCGATGGCCGGAATGGTCGGCGGCGGAGGCCTCGGCGCCTTCGCGCAGATCTACGGCTTCCGCCGTTTCGAACCCGTCGTGATGTGGGCGGCGATCGTGCTGATCGTGGTGTTCGTGCACCTGGTGCAGATGCTGGGCACGAAGCTCGCCCGCGTCGTCATGCGGCGCTGATACGCACAGTCAGACGCCAGGAGCCTCTTTCAGGGTGCGCTGCGTGGTGAACTCACGCGGCGCACCGCTGAGCGGATCGATGAACCGCAGCTCACGCGCCAACAGCTGCAGGGGCTTGTCGAAGTCGTCCGGCACCTCCGGCAGCAGGTCGGGGTAGAAGCCGTCGTTCAGGATGCCGGCGCCGAGCGCCGAGAGGTGCACGCGCAGCTGATGCATCTTGCCCGAGTGGGGGCGCAGCAGCGTGTGCACGACGTGCTCGTCGGCATCGATCAGCTCGATGAGCGTCTCGGAGTTCGGCTCGCGCTCCGCATCCACCTGCACGCACACGCTCGCACGCAGCTTCTCGATGTGGTTGCGGTAGACGATCGGGAACGGCTTTCCGTCGAGGGCGGGGGATGCCGGATCCCAGCCCTCCGGCAGCGCTGAGACCGCTTCGTAGACCTTCTCGACGCGTCGGTCCTGGAACAGCAGCTGGTAGGCGCCGCGGGTCTCTGGGCGCACCGAGAACATCAGCAGTCCTGCCGTCGCGCGGTCGAGCCGGTGGATCGGGGTGAGCTCGGGGATGCCGAGGCGGTTTCGCAGCCGCACCAGCGCGGAGTTCTGCAGGTACTTGCCACCGGGGGTGGTCGGCAGGAAGTGCGGTTTGTCTGCGATGACGAGGTCGTCGTCCTGGTGCAGCACCTCGACCTCGAACGGGATATCCCGCTCCACCGGCGGGTCGCGGTAGTACCAGACGAACTCCGCAGCTCCCAGCGGGGTGTCGCGGGTGAGGGCGGCGCCGTCGCTTGCGATGATCTCGCCGCGGTCGAATCTCTCCAGCAGGTGCTCGGGATCGAGGTGGAAGAAGCGTTCGGTCATGTACGCAACCGCGGTCGGCCATGGACCTTCCATCGGCAGGTGCAGCCGGGTCGCGCCGACGCCGTCGCGCACCGGCAGCGGGGATGCCATCGCCATCAGCGCACCCTCATGTGTCGAAGCTCAGGCTCAGCTTGCGCAGCAGGCCGGCCAGCCGGTCGCGGTCGGCGCGGGGGAGCGCCTGCAGCAGCTCGGCCTCGGCATCCACCAGGCGGGTGATGGCAGCATCCACCCGCACCTTGCCGTCGTCGGTGAGGATGACCAGGATGCTGCGGCCGTCGGCCGGGTCGGACTCGCGCCGCACGAAATCGCGCGCGACCAGGCGGTCGATCCGGTTGGTCATCGTGCCGCTGGAGACCAGCGTCTGCTGCAGCAGCTGCTTCGGTGAGAGGCGGAACGGGGCGCCGGCGCGCCGGAGCGCCGAGAGCACGTCCCATTCCCACGGTTCGATGTCGCTGCGGTGGAACACCTCGCGGCGTGCGCGGTCGAGGTGCCGAGAGAGGCGATCCATGCGCGAGAGCACTTCGAGGGGTGAGAAGTCCAGGTCGGGGCGCTGAGTGTTCCACGCACCGACGATGCGATCGACCTCATCCGCCTCGCTCATGTCTCCATTATCGCGTGTCGCGGGCGCGGGGCAGGACGAGGCCCACAGGTCGGACATGGCAGAATTGTCAGGCGGCCACACCCACATGGGAGTCGGCCGTGGTCCGCCGTAGTGTAATGGCAGCACGACAGCCTTTGGAGCTGTTAGGTCCAGGTTCGAGTCCTGGCGGCGGAGCATGTCGCAGAATCCACTCGCCATCATCGTCCTCGCCGCAGGCCAGGGCACTCGCATGAAGTCCCGGTTGCCGAAGGTGCTGCATGAGATCGGCGGCAGGCCGCTGGTCGGCCACGTGCTCACGACGGCGCGCGCACTCGGTGCCGAGCACATCGAGGTCGTGGTGCGACACGAGCGCGATCAGGTGATCGCAGCCCTCGTCGACCAGTACCCCGACGCGGTGGTCGTGGATCAGGACGACATCCCAGGCACCGGCCGCGCTGTACAGGTCGCGCTCGACGCACTGCCCGCCGACTTCGACGGCGACGTGCTCGTGCTCTCTGGCGACGTGCCCCTGCTGCAGGCCGACACGCTCGAAGATCTCGTGGCCGGTCACCGCGCAGCATCCGCCGCCGCCACCCTGCTCAGCGCCCACCTCGACGACCCCACCGGCTACGGCCGCATCATCCGCGGCTCCGACGGCGTCGTCGAGCGCATCGTCGAGCAGAAGGATGCCACCGCCGACGAGGCCGCGGTCACCGAGATCAACGCCGGCGTCTACGTGTTCCGCGCCCCGGCGCTGCGCACCTACCTCGCCAAGGTCGACCAGAACAACGCCCAGGGCGAGATCTATCTCACCGACGTCGTCGGCCTGCTGCGCGGTGCCGCCGAGAAGGTCGCGGCCGAGCTCGCCGCGGATGCGGCATCGACGTTCGGCGTGAACGACCGCGCCCAGCTCGCCGAGGCCGGCCGCGTGCTCAACCAGCGCATCGTGCGGCACTGGCAGCGTGAGGGCGTCACGATCATCGACCCTGCGACCACCTGGATCGACGACGACGCGAAGCTCGCGGCTGACGTCACGATCCTGCCGAACACGCAGATCCTGCGGGCGACGGTGATCGCCGCTGGCGCCACCGTCGGCCCCGACACGACCCTCGTGGACTGCGAGGTGGGCGAGGATGCCGTCGTGCGCCGCACCGACGCCAACCTCGCCGTGATCGGCCAGGGTGCGACCGTCGGTCCGTTCTCGTTCCTGCGCCCGGGCACGGTGCTCGGCGCGGGCGGCAAGATCGGCGCGTACGTCGAGACGAAGAACGCGCAGATCGGCGAGAACAGCAAGGTGCCGCACCTGTCGTACGTCGGCGATGCCACCATCGGCCGCGGCGTCAACCTCGGTGCCAGCACGATCACCGCCAACTACGACGACGTGAACAAGCACCGCACCGAGATCGGCGACGAGGTGCACACCGGCTCGCACACGGTGCTCGTCGCTCCCGTTAAGCTTGGTGCAGGTGCGAAGACAGGTGCCGGCGCCGTCGTCCGCAAGGACGTCCCCGCGGGCGCACTGGCCATGAGCGTGGCCCCCCAGCGCAACATCGTCGGGTGGGTCGAGAAGAACAGAGCAGGCACGGGCGCAGCCGATGCGGCGGCCCGGGAACGATCAGCGGAATAGGCGGGGTTCGCATGGGGCACAAGAAGAAGAAGGTTGCACTGGATCGTGAGAACGGGGTCGCACCCGGCCTCATCGCGAAGACCAAGAAGCGCCTCGTCGTCGCCGGTGGGCGCTCTCACCCCGAGCTGACCGCGGCCGTCGCCGCGGCACTCGGCCAGGAGGTCGCCCCGGTCGAGCACCGCACGTTCGCTTCGGGTGAGATCTACGCCCGGTTCGAGGTGTCGATCCGCGGCTGCGACCTCTTCATCGTGCAGTCCTTCGGCGAGCCGGTCAATGAGTGGCTCATGGAGACGCTCATCATGCTGGATGC from Microbacterium sp. H1-D42 carries:
- a CDS encoding methionine ABC transporter permease, whose protein sequence is MDKLNQLWPEFWQAALETLYMTTFALVLAGILGTLIGIGLYVTRPSGLMQNRLVNGILELLVNFFRPIPFVIFIAVLQPVTRAVIGIGIGTTAGAFAIGIAAAFAIGRIVEQHLVSVSPGVIEAARSMGAGPWRILFTVAIPESLGPLILGYTFVVVALIDMTAMAGMVGGGGLGAFAQIYGFRRFEPVVMWAAIVLIVVFVHLVQMLGTKLARVVMRR
- a CDS encoding pseudouridine synthase, giving the protein MASPLPVRDGVGATRLHLPMEGPWPTAVAYMTERFFHLDPEHLLERFDRGEIIASDGAALTRDTPLGAAEFVWYYRDPPVERDIPFEVEVLHQDDDLVIADKPHFLPTTPGGKYLQNSALVRLRNRLGIPELTPIHRLDRATAGLLMFSVRPETRGAYQLLFQDRRVEKVYEAVSALPEGWDPASPALDGKPFPIVYRNHIEKLRASVCVQVDAEREPNSETLIELIDADEHVVHTLLRPHSGKMHQLRVHLSALGAGILNDGFYPDLLPEVPDDFDKPLQLLARELRFIDPLSGAPREFTTQRTLKEAPGV
- a CDS encoding MarR family transcriptional regulator, which codes for MSEADEVDRIVGAWNTQRPDLDFSPLEVLSRMDRLSRHLDRARREVFHRSDIEPWEWDVLSALRRAGAPFRLSPKQLLQQTLVSSGTMTNRIDRLVARDFVRRESDPADGRSILVILTDDGKVRVDAAITRLVDAEAELLQALPRADRDRLAGLLRKLSLSFDT
- the glmU gene encoding bifunctional UDP-N-acetylglucosamine diphosphorylase/glucosamine-1-phosphate N-acetyltransferase GlmU, whose protein sequence is MSQNPLAIIVLAAGQGTRMKSRLPKVLHEIGGRPLVGHVLTTARALGAEHIEVVVRHERDQVIAALVDQYPDAVVVDQDDIPGTGRAVQVALDALPADFDGDVLVLSGDVPLLQADTLEDLVAGHRAASAAATLLSAHLDDPTGYGRIIRGSDGVVERIVEQKDATADEAAVTEINAGVYVFRAPALRTYLAKVDQNNAQGEIYLTDVVGLLRGAAEKVAAELAADAASTFGVNDRAQLAEAGRVLNQRIVRHWQREGVTIIDPATTWIDDDAKLAADVTILPNTQILRATVIAAGATVGPDTTLVDCEVGEDAVVRRTDANLAVIGQGATVGPFSFLRPGTVLGAGGKIGAYVETKNAQIGENSKVPHLSYVGDATIGRGVNLGASTITANYDDVNKHRTEIGDEVHTGSHTVLVAPVKLGAGAKTGAGAVVRKDVPAGALAMSVAPQRNIVGWVEKNRAGTGAADAAARERSAE